A region of Allocoleopsis franciscana PCC 7113 DNA encodes the following proteins:
- a CDS encoding GldG family protein has product MKTIAKKQKTNYFKYLFWLGPILSIMGLSARAVAGQWSPVALGLLIAGLVMIGLWLILVGSSPGFWGRRSTQAGTNAIIATLAMIIILGLINFLAVRYGQRIDLTENQLFTLSPLSQRVVKTLQQPVKVWMFSGTPNPADLELLRNYRRYGSNLEYEFVDPQLKPGLAQKFDVKLPGEVHLEYGQDRKLVQTVNEAERLSEIKLTNSLEQLTSDRIDKVYFLQGHGERPLEEVEGGLSQAVSALKDKNFTPLPLNLAERTEVPKDASLVVVAGPKRALFEPEVQALNNYLSTGGSLLLMIDPEINAGLDSLLTDWGVNLERQIVIDASGEGRVVGLGPATPLVTTYGNHPITRDFGNNYSLYPVARPVEVTPVQGVTETPLLRTSEQSWAESTPETQPLQFDPKSDRPGPLTLAVALSRKAIPPSALPTPTPQATASPGASPFPTASPTGQAPASPTPIPQATASPGASPSPTASPTGQVPASPTPIPQATASPGASPSPSPSPTGQASPSFVNEKPIDKRTSESRLVVIGNSSFSSNGWFEQQLNGDVFLNSISWLSNRDDQTLSIRPKEQKNRRINLTSMQAGVLGWTGLLIMPLLGLMTAAVMWWRRR; this is encoded by the coding sequence ATGAAGACCATTGCCAAAAAACAGAAAACGAATTATTTTAAATACCTGTTTTGGCTCGGCCCGATCCTGAGCATCATGGGTCTAAGTGCCAGAGCGGTTGCTGGTCAATGGTCGCCAGTCGCTTTGGGGTTGCTGATTGCTGGACTGGTCATGATCGGATTGTGGCTGATCTTGGTAGGCAGTTCACCCGGCTTTTGGGGACGCCGTTCCACTCAAGCCGGAACCAATGCCATTATCGCCACCCTGGCAATGATTATAATTTTGGGGCTGATTAACTTTTTAGCCGTTCGCTATGGGCAGCGAATCGACTTAACAGAAAACCAGCTCTTTACCCTCTCGCCCTTGTCGCAACGGGTGGTGAAAACATTGCAGCAACCCGTGAAGGTTTGGATGTTTTCTGGGACGCCTAACCCAGCGGACTTAGAATTGCTCAGAAATTACCGTCGCTATGGATCGAATTTGGAATATGAGTTTGTTGACCCGCAGTTAAAACCGGGACTGGCTCAAAAGTTTGACGTTAAGTTACCTGGAGAAGTTCACCTAGAGTATGGTCAAGACCGAAAATTGGTACAAACGGTCAACGAGGCAGAGCGTTTGTCGGAAATCAAGCTGACCAATAGTCTTGAACAATTGACGAGCGATCGCATCGATAAAGTTTACTTCCTCCAAGGGCATGGAGAACGCCCCTTAGAAGAGGTAGAAGGTGGACTTTCTCAAGCAGTCAGTGCCTTAAAAGATAAAAATTTTACCCCCCTACCGCTCAACTTAGCTGAGCGCACAGAAGTTCCTAAAGATGCTTCTCTAGTCGTTGTTGCCGGTCCTAAGCGGGCGCTGTTTGAGCCAGAAGTTCAAGCGTTGAACAATTATCTTTCCACCGGCGGCAGCTTACTATTGATGATTGACCCGGAAATCAATGCTGGACTGGATAGCTTATTAACCGATTGGGGAGTCAACCTAGAGCGTCAGATTGTGATTGATGCTTCAGGGGAGGGGCGTGTCGTCGGACTTGGCCCTGCCACACCCCTGGTTACCACCTACGGCAATCATCCCATTACCAGAGATTTTGGAAATAACTACTCTCTCTATCCAGTAGCGCGACCGGTAGAGGTGACTCCCGTACAAGGCGTTACAGAAACTCCCCTGTTGCGGACGAGTGAGCAGAGTTGGGCTGAAAGTACCCCTGAGACGCAACCCCTACAATTCGATCCAAAAAGCGATCGCCCAGGCCCTTTAACCCTAGCCGTTGCCTTAAGCCGCAAAGCTATACCCCCATCAGCTTTACCCACACCAACACCGCAGGCAACGGCAAGTCCTGGGGCATCTCCTTTCCCAACAGCCTCCCCTACAGGGCAAGCCCCAGCCTCACCCACACCAATACCGCAGGCAACGGCAAGTCCTGGGGCATCTCCTTCCCCAACAGCCTCCCCTACAGGGCAAGTCCCAGCCTCACCCACACCAATACCGCAGGCAACGGCAAGTCCTGGGGCATCTCCTTCGCCGTCACCGTCTCCAACCGGACAAGCGTCCCCTTCATTCGTCAATGAAAAACCCATCGATAAGAGGACATCTGAGTCAAGACTCGTTGTGATCGGCAACTCCAGTTTTAGTAGCAATGGTTGGTTTGAGCAGCAACTGAATGGAGATGTTTTTCTCAACTCCATTAGTTGGTTAAGCAATCGGGACGATCAAACCTTGTCCATCCGTCCCAAAGAACAGAAAAACCGTCGCATTAACTTAACATCCATGCAAGCTGGAGTACTCGGTTGGACAGGATTATTGATTATGCCTTTACTGGGTTTGATGACAGCGGCAGTCATGTGGTGGCGACGCCGTTAA